A stretch of the Glycine soja cultivar W05 chromosome 13, ASM419377v2, whole genome shotgun sequence genome encodes the following:
- the LOC114382605 gene encoding 26S proteasome non-ATPase regulatory subunit 7 homolog A, whose amino-acid sequence MDVIKTQQISSRPIEKVVVHPLVLLSIVDNYNRVAKDTRKRVVGVLLGSSFKGTVDVTNSYAVPFEEDDKDPSIWFLDHNYHESMFSMFKRINAKEHVVGWYSTGPKLRENDLDIHGLFNDYVPNPVLVIIDVEPKELGIPTKAYYAVEEVKENATQKSQKVFVHVPSEIAAHEVEEIGVEHLLRDVKDTTISTLATEVSAKLTALKGLDARLKEIRSYLDLVIDGKLPLNHEILYHLQDVFNLLPNLNVADLIKAFAVKTNDMMLVIYLSSLIRSVIALHNLINNKMLNKEHERAEDSKTVAVPSAAA is encoded by the exons ATGGATGTGATAAAGACGCAGCAAATCTCATCTCGACCAATCGAGAAGGTGGTGGTTCACCCTCTCGTGCTTCTCAGCATCGTCGACAACTACAACAGAGTCGCCAAAGACACTCGCAAGCGCGTCGTCGGCGTCTTGCTCGGCTCCTCCTTCAAAGGCACCGTCGACGTCACCAACAGCTACGCCG TGCCCTTTGAAGAAGATGACAAGGATCCTAGCATCTGGTTTCTTGACCACAATTACCATGAATCTATGTTTTCCatgtttaaaagaataaatg CAAAGGAGCATGTTGTGGGGTGGTATAGCACTGGTCCAAAGCTGCGCGAAAATGATCTTGACATTCACGGCTTATTTAATGA CTATGTTCCAAATCCTGTCTTGGTTATAATTGATGTTGAACCTAAGGAATTGGGAATCCCAACAAAAGCATATTATGCCGTTGAAGAGGTTAAAGAG AATGCCACTCAAAAAAGTCAAAAAGTGTTTGTGCATGTGCCATCAGAGATTGCTGCTCATGAAGTTGAGGAAATAG GAGTGGAACACTTGCTTAGAGATGTGAAGGATACAACCATTAGCACCCTTGCAACAGAG GTAAGTGCAAAACTCACAGCTTTGAAGGGTTTGGATGCAAGACTTAAAGAGATCAGGAGTTACCTTGACCTTGTTATTGATGGAAAGCTTCCATTAAACCATGAGATCCTGTACCATCTGCAG GATGTGTTTAACCTGCTACCAAATCTTAATGTTGCTGATCTTATCAAGGCTTTCGCAG TGAAAACCAATGATATGATGCTGGTAATATACCTCTCGTCTCTCATTAGAAGTGTAATAGCACTCCACAACTTGATTAACAACAAG ATGCTTAACAAGGAACATGAACGGGCAGAAGACTCGAAAACAGTTGCAGTGCCAAGTGCAGCTGCATAA